The DNA region CTGGTGCACGACGCGCCGCGGACCGTTCTCGGCGAGTTGTCCTCGGCCCTTTACGGTGATCCGTCTCGCACCCTCCGCATCATCGGCATCACCGGCACCTCGGGCAAGACCACCACTTCGTATCTGGTGGAGGCCGGGCTGGCCGCGGCCGGCATGCGCACCGCGCTGATCGGCACCATCGAGACCCGCATCGGCGGGGTCCGGGTGCCCTCGGCGCTCACCACCCCCGAGGCCCCGCAGCTGCACGCCATGTTCGCGGTGATGGCCGAGCAGGGCGTGGACGCGGTGGTCATGGAGGTGTCGAGTCACGCGCTGGCGCTGGGCCGGGTGGACGGGGTGAGCTTCGCGGTCGGCGCGTTCACCAACCTGTCCCAGGACCACCTCGACTTCCACGCCGACTTCGAGGACTACTTCGCCGCCAAGCGCCGCCTGTTCATTCCCGACGGCCCGCAGACCGCTGCCGTGTCGCGCCCCTCGGTGGCCGCGCGCACGGCGGTGATCTGCGTGGACGACGCGTGGGGGCAGCGCCTGGCGGGCGACGTATCCGCTTGCCTGGCAGCCGAATCCGGTGATACCACCGGCCGGTTGCGCACGGTGGCGACGCGTTCGGGCGTGCCGGCGGACTGGACTTCCGGTGCGGCCACCGCCGGTGCGGGCGGCACCCAGGAGTTCACCGCTTCGGGGCCGGGCGTCAATGTGGATGTGCGGCTGCGGCTTCCGGGTGCGTACAACATCGCCAATGGGCTGCTGGCGGTCGCGGTGTGCGCGGCGGCGGGCGCCGATATCGAGACTGCCGCTGCGGCGCTCGGCGAGGTCGATGTGCCGGGCCGTATGCAGCGGGTGGACAGGGGTCAGGAGTTTCTGGCCGTGGTGGATTACGCGCACAAGCCCGCCGCGATCGAATCGGTCGTGGCGACCTTGCGCACGTGGTTGTCCGAGGGCGCCCGTTCCGGGCGTGGGACGGGACGTTTGGCGGTCGTGGTGGGCGCGGGCGGTGATCGTGATGCCGGCAAGCGGCCCCTGATGGGTGCGGCGGCGGCGCGCGGCAGCGACCTGGCCATCATTACCGATGACAATCCGCGCAGTGAGGATCCGGCCGCTATCCGCGCCGCAGTGCTCGCCGGCGCCGAACAGGTGCCGGACGCGGAACGCGGTGAGGTCCGGGAGGTCGGGGACCGGGCGGCCGCGATCCGGGCCGCGGTCGACTGGGCGCGGCCCGGCGACGCGGTGCTGATCGCGGGCAAGGGACATGAGACAGGGCAGGAGATTGCAGGCGTGAAGCAGCCGTTCGACGACCGTGAGGTACTCGCGGCCGCCCTGTCGGAAAAGACGAGGGACCTGACGCATTCATGATCGAGATGACTTTGCGGGAGATCGCGGAGGTCGTGGGCGGCACGCTGCACGACGTCGCCGATCCCGAGGCGAGGGTCACCGGCTCGGCCGAATTCGATTCGCGCCGAATCGGTTCCGGTGACCTGTTCCTGGCGCTGCCGGGTGAGCACGCCGACGGCCACGACTTCGCGGCCGGTGCGGTCGCGCAGGGCGCGGTCGCGGTGCTGGCCGCCCGGCCGGTTGGGGTGCCCGCCATCGTGGTGGAGCCCCGCCCCGGGAACACGCGCGCCATCGCACTGAGCCACGACACCGACGGCTCCGGCGCGGCGGTGCTGGACGCGCTGGCCGCGCTGGCCCGCGCCAGTGTGGACCGCCTGGTCCAGGCGGGCACGCTGACGGTGGTCGGCGTGACCGGTTCGTCGGGCAAGACCTCCACCAAGGATCTGATCGCGGCCGTGCTCGCGCCGCTGGGACCCGTTGTGGCCCCGCCCGGTTCGTTCAACAACGAGCTCGGCCACCCGTGGACGGCGCTGCGCGCCGACGCGCAGACCCGCTTCCTGGTGCTGGAGCTCTCGGCTCGCGGCCCGGGACACATCAAGGCGCTCACCGAGATCGCCCCGCCCAGTGTCGGCGTCGTGCTCAATGTCGGCACCGCGCACCTGGGCGAGTTCGGCAGCCGCGAGGTGATCGCGCAGACCAAGGGTGAGCTCGTGGAGGCGCTGCCCGCCTCCGGGCTCGCCGTGCTCAACGCCGACGACCACCTGGTCTCGAAGATGGCCGGGCGCACCGCCGCCCGCGTGGTGACCGTCGGCCTGGCCGGCAACGCCGATGTGCGCGCCACCGACGTCGTCCTCGACGAGCAGGCGCGCGCCCGATTCACGCTGCACGCCAACGGCGAATCCGTCGAGGTGCGGCTGGCGGTGTCCGGTGAGCACCAGGTCGGCAACGCGCTCTCCGCCGCCGCCGTCGCCCTGGACCAGGGCGCGGATCTCGCGACCGTGGCCGCGGCGCTGGCCGGTGCGACCGCCGCTTCGGCCCGCCGCATGGACGTGCGCACCCGCGCCGACGGCGTCACCGTCGTCAACGACTCCTACAACGCCAACCCGGATTCGGTGCGGGCCGCGCTCAAGGCGCTGGTCACCATGTCCCGGGCCGGTGCGCAGCCGCGCCCCAGCTGGGCGGTGCTCGGCGAAATGGGCGAGCTGGGCGAGGAATCGGTCATCGAACACGACAAGATCGGCCGCCTGGTGGTGCGACTCGACGTCGACCGCCTGGTCGTGGTCGGCCCGGGCCGTCCGGTCCGCGCCCTGTTCCAGGGTGCGGTGCAGGAGGGTTCCTGGGGTGAGGAAGCCATTCACGTGCCCGATATCGACGCGGCCATCGCCCTGCTCGACGAGGAGCTCGAGCCGGGTGCGGTGGTGCTGGTGAAGGCATCCAAGTCCGTCGGTCTGTGGACCGTCGCCGAACACCTGATCGGTGCGGAGCAGGAGGCCGCTCGATGACCCAGATCCTATTGTCGGCCGCGATCGCGCTGACCGTTTCCATTCTGCTCACCCCCGTGGTGATCCGCTATTTCGCCAAACAGGGCTTCGGCCAGGAGATCCGGGTCGACGGACCGGAGAGCCACAAGGCCAAGCGCGGCACCCCCACCATGGGTGGCGTGGCCATCATCATCGGCATGTGGGCCGGGTACCTGGGCTCGCACCTGATCTCGATGACCTACGGCGAGCCGGGGCCCTCGGCCTCGGGCCTGCTGGTCATGGGCCTGGCCACCGCGCTGGGCTTCGTCGGCTTCACCGACGACCTGATCAAGCTGCGCAAGCAGCGCAACCTGGGGTTGACCGCGGCCGGCAAGTACATCGGCCAGCTCACCTCGGCGATCGTCTTCGGCGTCCTGGCCTTGCAGTTCAAGAACATTCACGGCCTGACCCCCGGCGACAAGCGGCTGTCCTACACCCGCGACATCAACACGCTCTCGATGAGCGTGATCGTCTTCCTGGCGTTCGTCTGCCTCATCGTGGTGGCCTGGTCCAACGCGGTGAACCTGACCGACGGCCTGGACGGCCTGGCGGCCGGTTCGATGAGCCTGGTGCTGGGCGCGTACATGATCATCACCTTCTGGCAGTGGCGTAACTCGTGCTCCGCGCACGCGGTGGCCGGCTGCTACCAGGTGCGTGATCCACTGGATCTGGCGCTGGTGTGCGCGGCGGGCGGTGCGGCCTGCATCGGCTTCCTGTGGTGGAATGCCGCGCCCGCCAAGATCTTCATGGGCGACACCGGTTCGCTGATGCTGGGCGGTCTGCTCGCGGGCCTGTCCATCACCACCCGCACCGAACTGCTCATGGTCGTGATCGGCGCGCTGTTCGTGGCCGAGACCACCTCGGTGGTACTGCAGGTGGCGGTGTTCCGCGCCACCCGCAACCGCCTGTTCAAGATGGCACCGTTCCATCACCACTTCGAGTTGAGCGGGTGGGCCGAGACCTCGGTGATCATCCGGTTCTGGTTGCTGGCCGGTATGGCCTCGGCGATCGGACTGGGCCTGTTCTACAGCGAATACCTCTCTGCGGCAGGGTGAGACGACGATGGCCGAACATTCTCCGAGGGTCCTGCGGTCGCCGGGGCCCATGCTCGAATTCCTGCGTGGCCGGGACGTGCTGGTCGCCGGCTGGGGTGTCTCCGGGCGTTCGCTGATCGAACCGCTGCGCGACATCGGTGCGCGCCCGGTGGTCACCGACAGCGGCGAGAAGGCGCTCGCCGAGGCCGCCGAACTGGGTCTGGGCACCGCCACCAGCGCGGATCTGCTGGAACCCGATGCGCTGCAACGCTTCGCGCTGGTCATCACCAGCCCGGGCTGGCGGCCCGACTCGCCGGTGCTGGCGTCCGCGGTCACCGAGGGCATCCCGGTGTGGGGTGACGTCGAGTTCGCGTGGTGGGTCGATCAGGCCCGCATCTACGGTCCGGTCCGCAAGTGGCTGGTGGTGACCGGCACCAACGGCAAGACCACCACCACCCAGATGACGCACTCGATCCTGCGCGCGGCCGGCATCCCGTCGGTGGCCTGCGGCAATATCGGGCTGCCCATCCTGGACGCGCTGCGCCGCAATCCCGGCCCGCAGGTGCTGGCGGTGGAACTGTCCTCGTTCCAGCTGCACTGGGCTCCGTCGGTGCGCCCCGAGGCCGGGGTGGTGCTGAATGTGGCCGAGGACCACCTGGATTGGCACGGCGGCCTGGACGCCTACGCCGCCGCCAAGGCCCGCGCCCTGACCGGGCGGGTCGGCGTGGTCGGCCTCGACGATCAGGTGGCCGCCGCGCTGGCGCGGAAATCCAAGGCGCGCCGCACCGTCGGCTTCCGCATCGGCGTGCCCGCCGACGGCGAGCTGGGCGTGGTGGACGGCAAGCTGCTCGATCGCGCCTTCACCAAGGCCGCGATCCTGGCCGAGGTCGGCGACATCAGCCCGCAGGGCCCGGCCGGAGTGGCCGACGCGCTGGCGGCGTCCGCGCTCACCCGCGCCATCGACGTGGCCCCGCAGTTCGTGAAGGAAGGCCTGCAGGAGCACAAGGTCGGCCCGCACCGGGCGGCCTTCGTGCGCGAGCTGTCGGGCGTGGAGTTCGTCGACGACTCCAAGGCCACCAACCCGCACGCCGCCCGCTCCTCGATCCTGGCCCACCCCAGCGTGATCTGGGTGGCCGGCGGTCAGCTCAAGGGCGCCGGGGTCGAGGACCTCATCGAGGAGTGCCGCGAACACCTGGTCGCGGCCGTGCTGTTCGGGCAGGACGCGGCCGTGATCGCGGCCGCACTCGCGCGACACGCCCCCGATGTCCCGGTGGTGGAGCTGAATTCGGGGGACGATGCTCGAATGGGTGACCCCTTCACCGAGATCGAGCCCGAAGCGGTGATGGCGCGCGCGGTCCGCGTGGCGGCCGGTTTCGCCCATCGCGGCGATACCGTGCTGCTGGCCCCGGCCGCGGCATCCCTGGACATGTTCGCCGACTACACGCACCGCGGCCGTAGTTTCGCCGCCGCCGTGCAGGCCCTGGACGAGAAGGACATCGGGAGAACAGAGTGACAGCGGCGACACCGCGGCGGGCCGCGCCGGAAGCTGCGCGGCGGGTCGGGAACAAGGGCCCACAGCGTCTGCGCATCGGCTGGTTCGGAGCCTGGCTGGCCCGTCCGCTGGCGTCGTTCCATCTCGTGGTGGCGATCGCGGTGCTGCTCACCGTGCTCGGTCTGGTCATGGTGCTCTCGGCCTCCAGCGTGGAGTCCTACGCCGGTGGCGGCTCGGCGTATTCGCTGTTCATCCAGCAGGCGGTGATGGCGGCCTTCGGCGCGGTGGTGTTCTACATCGCGCTGCGCATCCCGATGCGGTTGATGCGGCAGCTGTCGTTCCCGGTGTTCGCGCTGTCGGTGGTGCTGCTGGTGCTGGTGCTGATCCCGGGCGTCGGCACCAAGGTGCAGGGCTCGCAGCGCTGGTTCGACCTCGGCGTGGTGTCGGTGCAGCCCTCGGAGATCGCGAAAGTGACGCTGGTGGTGTGGGGTTCGCACCTGCTGGCCTCGCGGCAGTCCGAAAAGGCCGGGTACAAGGACATCCTCATGCCGCTGGTGCCGGCCGGACTGCTGGTCTGCCTGCTGGTGGTGCTCGAACCCAACCTGTCCACCACCATCGCGCTGGGCATCGTGCTCACCTCGCTGCTGTGGTTCGGCGGGCTGCCGCTGCGCATGTTCGTGACCATCGCGGTGTCGGGCGTGGTGGCGGCGACCATTCTGGCGCTGTCGGCCGGCTATCGCTCCGACCGCATGCGCGCCTTCTTCAATCCCGGCGACGACCCGCAGGGCATCGGCTATCAGGCGCGCCAGGCCATGTATTCCCTTGCCGACGGCGGCATCTGGGGCCGCGGCCTGGGGCAGTCGCGGGCCAAGTGGAGCTATCTGCCCAACGCGCACAACGACTTCATCTTCGCCATCATCGGCGAGGAGCTCGGCTTCCTGGGCTGCGCGCTGGTGCTGGGGTTGTTCGCGCTGTTCGTCTACGCGGGCCTGCGGATCGCGTCGCGGTCGGTGGATCCGTTCATCCGGCTGCTGACCGCCTCGGCCACCACCTGGATCACCTGCCAGGCCTTGATCAATATCGGCTACGTGGTGGGTTTGCTGCCGGTGACCGGTCTGCAGCTGCCGCTGGTCTCCGCGGGTGGTTCCTCGCTGGCGATCACCCTTTTGATGTTCGGCATCATCGCCAACGCCGCCCGGCACGAGCCCGAGGCGGTGGCGGCGCTGCACTCCGGCCAGGACGGCCGGTTCAGCCGGCTGCTGCGGCTGCCCAAACCCGAGGTGTACTCGCCGGCGCGGGCGGCGCGCGCCCGCGCCAAGGCCAAGGCGAACGGCAAGCCCAAGCCCAAGCCCAAGCCCAAGGCGAATGCGAAGGTCAAGTCCGCGCCGCAGCGCCGCGCGCTACCCTCGGGTCGGAGCCGGGGCGGCTCGGCGGAGACATCGTCGCGACGGTCGGTAGATTCGGATTCGGCCCGGCGCACCAGCCGCTCCACGGAATCGTGGCGCAGCACCCGGGCCTGGGAGCCCAACTATCCGATGAAACACGCCAGGGAACGGGGTAATTCGAGGTGACAGTGGAGCGGCCGGACAGTGACGTGGGAACCGCGGAAGCTCACACCGATCTACCCGACCATCTGCAGCGCGTGCACATGATCGGCATCGGCGGTGCCGGTATGTCGGGTATCGCCCGAATCCTCTTGTCGCGCGGCGGCATGGTGTCCGGATCCGACGCCAAGGAGAGCCGCGGCGTGCTGGCCCTGCGGGCGCGCGGCGCCGAAGTGCGCATCGGCCACGACGCCTCGGCGCTGGACCTGCTGCCCGGCGGGCCGACCGCCGTGGTCACCACCTACGCCGCCATCCCCAAGACCAATCCCGAACTGGTGGAGGCGCATCGGCGCGGCGTGCCGGTGCTGCTGCGCCCGGCCGTGCTGGCCTCGCTCATGCAGGGCCACAAGACGCTGCTGGTCTCGGGCACGCATGGCAAGACCTCCACCACCTCCATGCTGGTGGTCGCCCTGCAGCACTGCGGGCTGGACCCCTCCTTCGCGGTCGGCGGCGAGCTCAACGAGGCGGGCACCAACGCCCATCACGGCACCGGCGGCATCTTCGTGGCCGAGGCCGACGAGAGCGACGGCTCGCTGCTGCAGTACGCGCCGGACGTCGCGGTGGTCACCAATATCGAATCCGACCACCTGGACTACTTCGGTACGGACGAGGCGTACGTGCAGGTCTTCGACGACTTCGTGGACCGCCTGGAAGCGGGCGGCCGGCTGGTGGTGTGCCTGGACGATCCGGGTTCGCTCGGCTTGGCCAGCGCTCCGCGGCCCGGCTCGCCGAGGATCCGCGCGGCATCCAGGTGATCGGTTACGGCTCCGGCGATTTCGCGGACTCCGGCTTCCCGGTCGGCGCGCAGCTGCTGTCCTGGGAGCCGCGCGACGTCGGCGGCGTCGCGGTGTTCCAGCTCTCCGACGAGGCCGCCCCGCGCACGCTGCGGCTGTC from Nocardia tengchongensis includes:
- the ftsW gene encoding putative lipid II flippase FtsW, producing MRIGWFGAWLARPLASFHLVVAIAVLLTVLGLVMVLSASSVESYAGGGSAYSLFIQQAVMAAFGAVVFYIALRIPMRLMRQLSFPVFALSVVLLVLVLIPGVGTKVQGSQRWFDLGVVSVQPSEIAKVTLVVWGSHLLASRQSEKAGYKDILMPLVPAGLLVCLLVVLEPNLSTTIALGIVLTSLLWFGGLPLRMFVTIAVSGVVAATILALSAGYRSDRMRAFFNPGDDPQGIGYQARQAMYSLADGGIWGRGLGQSRAKWSYLPNAHNDFIFAIIGEELGFLGCALVLGLFALFVYAGLRIASRSVDPFIRLLTASATTWITCQALINIGYVVGLLPVTGLQLPLVSAGGSSLAITLLMFGIIANAARHEPEAVAALHSGQDGRFSRLLRLPKPEVYSPARAARARAKAKANGKPKPKPKPKANAKVKSAPQRRALPSGRSRGGSAETSSRRSVDSDSARRTSRSTESWRSTRAWEPNYPMKHARERGNSR
- the murF gene encoding UDP-N-acetylmuramoyl-tripeptide--D-alanyl-D-alanine ligase; the protein is MIEMTLREIAEVVGGTLHDVADPEARVTGSAEFDSRRIGSGDLFLALPGEHADGHDFAAGAVAQGAVAVLAARPVGVPAIVVEPRPGNTRAIALSHDTDGSGAAVLDALAALARASVDRLVQAGTLTVVGVTGSSGKTSTKDLIAAVLAPLGPVVAPPGSFNNELGHPWTALRADAQTRFLVLELSARGPGHIKALTEIAPPSVGVVLNVGTAHLGEFGSREVIAQTKGELVEALPASGLAVLNADDHLVSKMAGRTAARVVTVGLAGNADVRATDVVLDEQARARFTLHANGESVEVRLAVSGEHQVGNALSAAAVALDQGADLATVAAALAGATAASARRMDVRTRADGVTVVNDSYNANPDSVRAALKALVTMSRAGAQPRPSWAVLGEMGELGEESVIEHDKIGRLVVRLDVDRLVVVGPGRPVRALFQGAVQEGSWGEEAIHVPDIDAAIALLDEELEPGAVVLVKASKSVGLWTVAEHLIGAEQEAAR
- the murD gene encoding UDP-N-acetylmuramoyl-L-alanine--D-glutamate ligase, with product MLEFLRGRDVLVAGWGVSGRSLIEPLRDIGARPVVTDSGEKALAEAAELGLGTATSADLLEPDALQRFALVITSPGWRPDSPVLASAVTEGIPVWGDVEFAWWVDQARIYGPVRKWLVVTGTNGKTTTTQMTHSILRAAGIPSVACGNIGLPILDALRRNPGPQVLAVELSSFQLHWAPSVRPEAGVVLNVAEDHLDWHGGLDAYAAAKARALTGRVGVVGLDDQVAAALARKSKARRTVGFRIGVPADGELGVVDGKLLDRAFTKAAILAEVGDISPQGPAGVADALAASALTRAIDVAPQFVKEGLQEHKVGPHRAAFVRELSGVEFVDDSKATNPHAARSSILAHPSVIWVAGGQLKGAGVEDLIEECREHLVAAVLFGQDAAVIAAALARHAPDVPVVELNSGDDARMGDPFTEIEPEAVMARAVRVAAGFAHRGDTVLLAPAAASLDMFADYTHRGRSFAAAVQALDEKDIGRTE
- a CDS encoding UDP-N-acetylmuramoyl-L-alanyl-D-glutamate--2,6-diaminopimelate ligase, whose translation is MPAQSSPQVFRPAAVTATSLRTVAELTGATPAGSVAGFEEVQVTGIEQRSNAVLPGDLFAGLAGDHSHGARYAADAVARGAVAVFTDAAGAALIGEIGVPVLVHDAPRTVLGELSSALYGDPSRTLRIIGITGTSGKTTTSYLVEAGLAAAGMRTALIGTIETRIGGVRVPSALTTPEAPQLHAMFAVMAEQGVDAVVMEVSSHALALGRVDGVSFAVGAFTNLSQDHLDFHADFEDYFAAKRRLFIPDGPQTAAVSRPSVAARTAVICVDDAWGQRLAGDVSACLAAESGDTTGRLRTVATRSGVPADWTSGAATAGAGGTQEFTASGPGVNVDVRLRLPGAYNIANGLLAVAVCAAAGADIETAAAALGEVDVPGRMQRVDRGQEFLAVVDYAHKPAAIESVVATLRTWLSEGARSGRGTGRLAVVVGAGGDRDAGKRPLMGAAAARGSDLAIITDDNPRSEDPAAIRAAVLAGAEQVPDAERGEVREVGDRAAAIRAAVDWARPGDAVLIAGKGHETGQEIAGVKQPFDDREVLAAALSEKTRDLTHS
- the mraY gene encoding phospho-N-acetylmuramoyl-pentapeptide-transferase, translated to MTQILLSAAIALTVSILLTPVVIRYFAKQGFGQEIRVDGPESHKAKRGTPTMGGVAIIIGMWAGYLGSHLISMTYGEPGPSASGLLVMGLATALGFVGFTDDLIKLRKQRNLGLTAAGKYIGQLTSAIVFGVLALQFKNIHGLTPGDKRLSYTRDINTLSMSVIVFLAFVCLIVVAWSNAVNLTDGLDGLAAGSMSLVLGAYMIITFWQWRNSCSAHAVAGCYQVRDPLDLALVCAAGGAACIGFLWWNAAPAKIFMGDTGSLMLGGLLAGLSITTRTELLMVVIGALFVAETTSVVLQVAVFRATRNRLFKMAPFHHHFELSGWAETSVIIRFWLLAGMASAIGLGLFYSEYLSAAG